GAGAGAACATGACGAACACTGTGAACACGCCGGCCACCGCCGGGGCCGACTGCGGCCCCCAGAACCCCGGGTTCGACCGCCGCTACGACGTGCAGGGCCTGGACGCGATTGACGTGGCGGTGCTGGGCACCTTCCCGCACATCCGCGAGGACGACCCGGTGCGGTACCCGGGCGAGCCGATGCAGATCGAGATCGTGACGGACGAGTTCAGTCCGGTGTGCCCCTGGAGTGGCCTGCCGGATTTCGGGCGGCTGGAGATCCGGTACCTGCCGCGCGAATCCTGCGTGGAACTCAAGAGCCTGAAGTACTACCTGACCAGCTACCGCTTTGTGGGTATCTACCACGAGCACGCGACGCGGCGGGTGCTGGCGGATCTGGTGAACCTGCTGAACCCCCTGAGCATGGAGATCCGCTGCGATTACGGCATGCGCGGGGGCCTGAACACGATCTGCACCGTGCGGTACGTCGCGCCTGACCATCAGCCCAAGGGGGCGTAAACGGATGCCTTGGAAACTGAGTTCGGAGTTCACGTTCGATTCGGCGCACGTGATCACCGGCTACGACGGGCCGTGCGGGAGGCTGCACGGGCACACGTACCGCGTGCGGATGGAACTCACCAGTGACCGCCTGCGCCCGAGTGCGCACGTCAAGCGCGCCATCATGGTCGCGGACTTCAAGACCCTCAAGTGGGCCAAGAAGGACGTCGACG
This window of the Deinococcus seoulensis genome carries:
- the queF gene encoding preQ(1) synthase, with amino-acid sequence MTNTVNTPATAGADCGPQNPGFDRRYDVQGLDAIDVAVLGTFPHIREDDPVRYPGEPMQIEIVTDEFSPVCPWSGLPDFGRLEIRYLPRESCVELKSLKYYLTSYRFVGIYHEHATRRVLADLVNLLNPLSMEIRCDYGMRGGLNTICTVRYVAPDHQPKGA
- a CDS encoding 6-pyruvoyl trahydropterin synthase family protein, with protein sequence MPWKLSSEFTFDSAHVITGYDGPCGRLHGHTYRVRMELTSDRLRPSAHVKRAIMVADFKTLKWAKKDVDAGGLDHAYLNDLPDLGDDTTAEVIAAYIHRKTMDRVRADLPEGDDGADLRLHVTLWETPDSSCEYWE